A single genomic interval of Pyrus communis chromosome 7, drPyrComm1.1, whole genome shotgun sequence harbors:
- the LOC137740919 gene encoding vesicle-associated protein 4-2-like, whose translation MAVEAEKSGHDGKLWSLFKIPFWPGNASSSSSSSSSSTLSSMHHNVHHQLGHESAAERTALHSASTVSYVTKSLLPARRRLRLDPPNKLFFPYEPGKQVRSAIGIKNTSKTIVAFKFQTTAPKSCYMRPPGGILAPDEGLIATVFKFVEPPENDEKPAVDQKSRVKFKIMTLKVKGDMDYVPELFDEQRDQVVVEQVLRVVFLDPERPTPAMEKLERQLAEAEAALESRKKPPQEAGPRIVGEGLVIDEWKERRERYLAQQQVEGVDSV comes from the exons ATGGCTGTGGAGGCTGAGAAATCTGGGCATGACGGGAAGCTTTGGAGTCTGTTCAAAATACCGTTTTGGCCCGGAAACGCCTCCTCGTCTTCCTCTTCGTCATCGTCCTCGACCTTGTCTTCTATGCATCATAATGTTCACCACCAGCTGGGTCACGAGTCTGCGGCTGAACGTACGGCTCTTCATTCTGCCAGTACGGTGTCGTATGTGACCAAGTCTTTGCTTCCTGCTCGGAGGAGGCTGCGTCTTGATCCCCCAAATAAGCTATTTTTTCCAT ATGAACCCGGTAAACAGGTCAGGAGTGCAATTGGAATAAAAAACACAAGCAAAACTATTGTAGCTTTCAAG TTCCAAACAACTGCACCAAAGAGTTGTTACATGCGTCCTCCTGGGGGTATACTTGCTCCTGATGAAGGTCTTATTGCAACTG TTTTCAAGTTTGTGGAACCTCCAGAGAACGATGAGAAACCAGCTGTAGACCAGAAGAGCAGGGTTAAGTTCAAGATCATGACCTTAAAAGTGAAAGGAGATATGGACTATGTGCCAGAACTG TTTGATGAGCAGAGGGACCAAGTCGTGGTTGAGCAGGTTTTGCGCGTTGTTTTTCTTGACCCTGAGCGCCCTACCCCT gcAATGGAAAAACTTGAGCGGCAATTGGCCGAGGCTGAGGCTGCCCTTGAATCACGAAAAAAGCCTCCACAAGAAGCAGGTCCCCGGATAGTAGGGGAAGGACTTGTCATAGATGAATGG AAAGAGCGCAGGGAAAGATACCTAGCGCAGCAGCAGGTTGAAGGGGTTGATTCAGTGTAG
- the LOC137738711 gene encoding uncharacterized protein — protein MTSSLVAARRGWVVAASVGVVEALKDQGICRWNYTMRLLQQHAKNQLGSFSQANKFSSSSSALVSSFRQDEKVKQSEESLRTVMYLSCWGPN, from the coding sequence ATGACTAGTTCATTAGTTGCAGCAAGGAGAGGTTGGGTAGTGGCAGCAAGTGTTGGAGTTGTGGAGGCCTTGAAAGACCAAGGGATCTGCAGGTGGAATTACACCATGAGATTACTGCAGCAGCATGCCAAGAACCAACTTGGGTCGTTTTCTCAGGCCAACAAGTTCTCTTCCTCATCTTCTGCTTTGGTCTCAAGTTTTAGACAAGATGAGAAGGTAAAGCAGTCTGAGGAATCTCTGAGGACAGTCATGTACCTCAGCTGCTGGGGTCCCAATTGA